A stretch of the Bacillus sp. FJAT-18017 genome encodes the following:
- the cdaS gene encoding sporulation-specific diadenylate cyclase CdaS, translated as MDSKSCDFSPLKNQLENGIENLIHLLQSNLNILDNENYCVLGSLEDVRESLIAIESKAATFYLNCYLSDFTGVYEHLSDTVQYLSQQRHGALIVVERGMPIDSLIQKGINIGALVTPKLLESIFYPGNPLHDGAVLIKGETVVSASNVLPLTTTNIVGKKLGTRHRAALGISEKSDALALVVSEETGKISFALNGQLYPISTTVPINFHH; from the coding sequence ATGGATAGCAAGTCTTGTGATTTCTCTCCTTTAAAGAATCAGTTGGAAAATGGCATTGAAAATTTGATTCATTTACTTCAATCAAATTTAAATATCCTTGATAATGAAAACTATTGTGTTCTTGGCAGTTTGGAGGACGTTAGGGAAAGTCTCATTGCAATTGAATCCAAGGCGGCAACCTTCTATTTAAACTGTTACTTGTCTGATTTCACCGGTGTTTATGAACATTTATCGGATACCGTCCAGTACCTGTCACAGCAGAGGCATGGGGCATTGATCGTTGTTGAACGAGGGATGCCTATTGATTCACTAATCCAAAAGGGCATAAATATTGGTGCATTAGTCACCCCTAAATTATTGGAATCGATATTCTATCCAGGTAACCCGTTGCATGACGGAGCAGTTTTGATTAAAGGAGAAACGGTAGTATCAGCATCCAATGTATTGCCTTTAACAACTACAAATATAGTAGGGAAAAAACTCGGAACGCGTCATCGGGCAGCTTTGGGAATATCAGAAAAAAGCGATGCATTAGCACTTGTGGTATCCGAAGAAACAGGGAAAATTTCCTTCGCCCTTAATGGACAACTCTATCCAATTAGCACAACGGTTCCAATCAATTTTCACCATTAA